One Ctenopharyngodon idella isolate HZGC_01 chromosome 3, HZGC01, whole genome shotgun sequence genomic window, TTAAGGAAATTTCTGGCACTGACTGTGAGATATGATGGTTTTGTGGtgtatttttcatgtttattaaagTGCAAGAGGGCCGTGTTCAAATCTTGATCAGGCACCGCGCtgcattttgtggaaaacaGCTGATTTTTTGCAAATTACACACAGTTTATGTTTTATTGGAAAAACCtaacacaacataaaataattgttatttataataaaacttaACTGAAATTTTCGCTGTAATAACTACAATGTCTTTTTGAATTCGTTCTGAATTATGGACCAAAGCGggttcttatttttaaaatctttactgAGGCTGCATCGTCTTAATTTTACATCCCAGACACAAGGAATACAAACACTGATCTCTCTATTCAAACCTCAATTATTTACTTATCTGGCAAGTGGCCACATAATAAGgtatttaataattatgcaGTGTGGTCTGGTATCACCCTGCAGAGGTTTCTTTTGCATAATAATCTGCTGACTGTACACTATGCCTCAGCTTTGCCACGCCCCCCTTGTCATAACTCTGCAccccccagtttgggaaccactgcaaGGGAAGaagggaagaaggcaagccggcagaggcagtgtgatgttttgggcaatgttctgctgggaaacctagggttctgccatccatgtggatgatactttgacatgtaccacctacctaagcattagTCATTTTTCCACCATCGGGCTGAATGGTTCTTATTGCGTAACTGTTCCATTCCGTGCAGATCCGGGCCAGCTGGTACGGTTAcgatttcattttccactgtggggctgataacggccactctttggaatgtaatacaaaagcgtcagtcgttgccttggtaacgcaaTGGTTTACTaatgatatgagatgtaaataacgaccgcgttatggaggatgatcagatatttcctttaattttattattaatttttgtttacgTCGCTCAAATAGAGCACTTAGCCAGCTAcggagaaactggtagccaggcaacagacaagtgaccaatcctgtgTACCGACGTCACTTCACGCATTCTACCAGCACGATTCTGAGAATTTCGGGCCGAGAACGATTTGTAATCGCGCCGTGCCGTACCAGGCTccagtggaaacacaactggaaccgttccttaccattctaagaaccgttcggcccgacggtggaaaagcggctattgttgcagaccatgtacaccctttcatggaaacggtattccctggtggttGTGGCctcttccagcaggataacgcactctgccacaaagcaaaaatgcttcaggaatggtttgaggagcacaacaacaagtttgaggtgttgacttggcctccaaattccccagatctcaatccaattaagcatctgtgggatgtgctgaacaaacaagtccgatccatggaggccccacctcgcaactgtAGCGAAattgtacaggtatttaattaatttatgggtgaaatatatgaatataataaatcataaagctttatgattaattataatacatataccgacccaagagggaattatacatatattgtgaattaattacaacgaattataatcaattacatatatgattagttctggtttgataataatttagagaaactattagtttgtccagcaaaccgttagctcctcatagccgattataaaaggaaggtttttctccggccacgagaaagacttcctattctagcatcaatgcgtaaagcaaggatactggatcgaaacgttaaagtgacctgggtttgttgaatgagcaaaaaaaaaaaaaaaaaacaatcgagcatgaatataatgtatttaatatatgaaattacggatacagagactatactactaaacatacacaaataatacacatatatagaaagcgaaagtaaagtcaagaaaacagaggtgatcaaaggaatggcaacttacgaacagttaaaacctttgagagtcAGCAAGGAAaatcagcttacacatcgagcttaaaacgctttgaaaagaatggttctatacttgcataggttcaggtgctgtggtcgtttcgtgtttctgcaggagtttcggtgcatgcggctgaagcgattggtccttttccgagaaggtgttcttcggcgggttTTCCAACAAGGGATTAACTtgagagtaagataaccggaaaataaagagaaagagtccgtctcctaggcgatgaagagtgaagacttcgggcgacggatgaagagggtttgacaaagaaaaacttgttgccaaaaagatggtcgtcccgaaggggggggggggggggggggggggggggcgcGTGATgtaagcgcggtcgccgagacgtccgggagagatgTGTGTGAAATGGCGAGGGACCATCGAGAGACAAATCGAGAgacgcgtgtcattgtgttttaaggacaacagaccagaacgcctccttgggtacatcagccaatgatgagggtgcgattttggcgggcaaactttttctttgtctccatttatgacctaatttgcatggtttatgaagtgtcagatctgagtacattttcttcaaagtaccattaaaaatagaagaatgcattttacagtcatgtgacatacattttcaattagagcataacgaaagctttacaatgagaccaaacttgtcagatggcaaagacataaaaggggaggtacagtttatacttgagttttatcgtttagaataaaactaatacaactacagtcatagctaagcttatatactagggataaatacatgcacctttaaatacagcgacgggtacactttggcacagtcatatttggaggataaatgtatattcacaatctccatgcgtgtttgtgagtgtctgtatgtgtgtgtgtattggggttgtggccagtgtctgtgaccacatgacccttagccccaccagggtgactctttggagtccctggagctggtgagaatatgttctgtttttctttactggggtaacaaaggtgccaacggggcaattggtcccggacttgccggagccgattcgtgatttacacgcacagttcaggaggctaaaagcattctgaagattctaaagTTGACGGGCAGATCCGATTTTGAACAGATGCtacacaacttacaggacttaaaggatctgctgctaacatcttggtgccagataccacagcacaccttctgGGGTTTAGTGGAGTCcagttttggcagcaaaagtaaaaattacattACTCCATCTACTCTTGTAAAACTAATCCTGTTCGAATAGGACTTTAGCTGTGGATTATCTCTTATGTATTTACAAATGGCAATGAGCAAATTACTGTGTCTCTCTCCacatggagttttttttttattaaagcacCATCAGCCATGTGCATCACTGTTAAATTACTggctgttttttaaatataagttgGGCTTTTTAAGCAGTATTTTTTGTTAGAACCAAAAAAAACTCCTGACAACACAGCAGACATGATGAATGTTACTGCTTAACTTTTCAAGTACCTTCTGTATCCAGATAAATGATAACAGTGAAGCTGCCCACTGTACTGAACAAAAATGAGTTGAATACCCCCTTAAATACCTCAGTAtgttgagttgacagtttggactCTTTAGTCCAGCACAGAGCAGCTTCACCACTGAATCCTGCAGGTAATTtttactcaggtccagctctctcagcaTGGAGTTTGATGATTGTAGAGCTGAAGCCACAATTTCACAGTGTTGATCAGAGAGTTTACAGTGTGCCAATCTGAAAAATTGACTTTGGTTAAAAGGCATGTTGGTGTCCACATTAGACAGTATGATTCTTAACATACATTCTGTTCAACATACTTGAGTTTGTCCAGATGTTTGAATGTATCAGAGAGCGGCTTCAGTGCTGATTCTCCtgggtgattgtagctcagatccagctctctcaggtgtgaagggtttgaacTCAGAGCTGATGCCAGAGCAGCATAACCTTTATCTGACACCATACAGCCAGATAATCTACAACAACAAGTGTTCATGTTAGTGTGCTTCATTTTTACAAAtgctttacatttatttctagGATTTGTGATACAGCAGCAGAGACACAGGATATGGGATGCTGAGGGTCCTGCAGCACCTCTTCTACAGGACTGTAAatacaacactgcaaaaagttTCAGAAACAAACcaatacattttatgttttgacTAAggcatttaaatgttaatgggctataaatctgataaatgtcccgccttcactaacggCAAGTTAATCAATAACAAATTGTGATTCTATGGTAATATCCAAATTATACTATGATGAGATTGGCTACCTTTGATTAGGCTGCTCTTGCGTGACAGAAGACTGCTACATTCTGTAGCTTCaacataaaataacttttactttatttttagatattttaattttgaaggaGTCCATGACAAATTATTTTCTCCTACTTCCTGCGCACATATCCATACATCCCTCCTGTACCCACACAAATTGTAAACTTGTCTGACGCTGCACTCAGTTGCCTCAGGTGGAGGATTTGAACACTTCTTGTTCATCTTACAGGCTTATAGTTATTCACAACATAAATCACGAATTGCTGGCAAAGACTTTGTCTTCTTGcttagagaatacccataattaTTAAGAATGAACAAACCAACTTTAATAATGGTTGCAACTGTTGTAATAATCAGATGCACGTTGAATCATTCGTTCAGTCAGCTTTTCCttttagggtacatttacacgacaatgatgtactaaaaactctgtacagatgacaacgttatcaaaacaatccccgttcacacggttccacgaaaatgactaaaaacgctgtattatgtatgccagacaagtagttggcaatgtcactttgtaaagaaagactacgcgttgttttacagagcactcgcaTCAAACGTGAATGCCTATGCACCTTATTTTTAGTTTACTGCACTTCGCTATAGTGGCTAATAAATCAGAAGTCTCctacattcacagaaaacacctcaCCTTTGCGTTGAAAAATAAGCTGGATAAACACGTAATATACATGTGCATGCCGTCACAGTTTTCACGGAATTTGGCAGAATTTAAGTATTTGGATTTAAGTATTTGGCCGAAGTTATACTGCTGAAGTTTTATCAAATGTTTAAGACAACATTTGCCGGCTTATGTTTGTATGGGGAAAATGTAAGCCAAAAAATACAATGACACCTTTAAAGTGTATCTGTCACAGAATTCAGAGATAGAAGATGAACTCTACAGTGGGGTTTATTGAAAAGTTTGTAGGATGACAGGAAATGCAGGTAATTATACTGATGGATGGAACAAGGACAGCACGTAACTCAAGATCAACAGTTCTATGTTGGCAGGTGAGACGAGCACACAAAGAGACCAGAATGAGGGAGTAAACTCAATAGAGCAGACGATGGAGTCTCTATTGTCTGCTCATTCAAGAAAAAGGGAATGTCTGTACTTAGACATTAACatattgaatgaatcagtgtgaaAGCCAAACCTCAGTAtgttgagttgacagtttggactATTTAGTCCAGCACAAAGCAGCTTCACCACtgaatcctgcaggtcattgttactcagatccagctctctcaggggGGAGTTTGATGATTGTAGAGCTGAAGCCACAATTTCACAGTGCTGATCAGTAAGATTACAGTATGCCAATCTGAAAAAGGAGAACTCTGCTTAAAGGCATGCCATAAGGTTCATAGAATTCCTTGATTAACCAACTTCACCAGAAAAGATGGTTGACTCTCTGGTCTTTACAGCAGGAAAAagtcaaacaaataaaataaagatgtgACTTAATTAAAAGccatattttatgaatattatgTGTATGATACTTCAAATAttcagtttcttttttctttatacaAAACTTTATTATGTaaagtcttatttttttttttaaatgttttcctaATAGAAATGATTATTACATAAACTAGTCCAACTGACTAGATCAACATGAACTACCACCTTAGAAATGGACTAGTTTTACTGGTAGCTTGCTTGATCTGTGATCACATGGAAAACATGGGAAATTCATGTTTTTCCTGTTAGGGTGGTTATTTTTAGCACAAATCTATTTTAGTACAAATCAAAGTGCAAatctattttattaaaataatagtattatttgattgaaaattaaaacaacatttagcagcaaaagtttgttttatgcTTGTGAACGCAAACCCAGAAAATACTCATCAAACCTCAATCACAACTTTTCACATTATGTTCATATCATAATATTATTAGATCTTCACACTCACAGAGCTTTTCTGCAGTTCCTCACAGCAGGTAACAGTCTTAATCCTCCCTCTTTTGATTTGAATTTGTACTTTTTAAGGTCAAACTCATCCATCACCTCCTCTGACATCAGGATCATGTTTGCCAAAGTTGAACATTGTGCAAGAGAAAGACTTTGACTTATTgtttcagattttaaaaatgcctgCATTTCTTCAACAACAGAATTATTCTTCATCTCAATCAAGCAGTGTGACAGATTCATCCATCTTTCAGGACTGACATTGTTTTTTTGACCTCGTTTGAGGTTTTGGATTATTTTGTTGATGCTCTCTGGGTTGTTTACTGTGTGAATCAGCACATCCTGTAAGACTCTCTGATTGGACTCCAGTGAGATGCCATGAAGGAATCGAAGGAAAAGATCCAGATGTCCATTTTTACTCTCCAAGGCTTTATTCATTGCTCTCTTCAGAAACACATCCAGAGAAACATTCCCACGCTGAGTTCTGGACTTTTCTGTCAGGAACATTTTCAGAACTTCACGGTTTTTGTGTAAATAGCAGAAAAACACATACAGTGCTGCAAAAAACTCCTGAAAGCTCAGATGTACAAAGCTGTAAACCTTCCTGTGATAAATCACAGATTCCTCCCTGAAGATCTCAGTGCAAATCCCAGAATACACTGAGGCGTCAGTGATGTCTATGCCGCTCTCTCTCAAGTCCTCCTCATAGAACATCACATTGCCCTTCATCAGCTGATTGAAAGCCAGTTCAGCAAGTTTCATGATCACGTCTCTGTTGGACTGCAGGAGTTTCTCTGGATCTCTCTCTTCATACTTCTGGTTCCtcatatttatttgaatgagcAGGAAGTGTATGTACATTTCAGTCAGAGTTTGAGGGATTTCTGCACTGAGATCTTGTTTCAGGATGTTTTGAAGCACAGtggctgagatccagcagaagacgggtatgtggcacatgatgtggAGGCTTCTTGCTCTTCTGATGTGTGAGATGATTCTGCTGGCTTGATGCTcatcactgattctcttcctgaaataTTCCTCCTTCTGAGGGTCATTGAATCCCTGAATTTCTGTCACACGGTTGATGTATTTTGAggggatctgattggctgctgctggtctggtggtgatccagatgagagcagagggaagcagatcTCCTTTCATGAGGTTTGACATCAACACACCCACAGATGAAGTCTCAGTCACATCAGAAACTTTCTCACTGCCTGAAAACAGTTTAATTCTGctttcatccagaccatcaaagatgaacacaaCTGTACATTCATCATACATCTTTGAGTCCAGATGTTGAAGTTCAGGATGAAAGTCCAGCAGAAGTCTGTAAAGACTGCACTGATGATCTTTAATCAAGTTCAGCTCTCTAAATGGAAGCACAAACATGAAATCTACATCCTGATTGGCTTTTCCCTCGGCCCAGTCCagaatgaacttctgcacagagacggTTTTTCCAATTCCAGCGATGCCTTTAGTAAGAACAGTCTTCATTTTGTCTTtcttctctcttctcttctcctcATATCCTGTTTCAGGTGAAGGATCAAAGATGTCATTACAGTTGATTGGAGTGTCTTGGAGTGTCTTGTAACTTTTCTCCATCTGTAGCACCTCATGttcttcattcactccttcactCTCTCCCTCTATGATGTACAGCTGTGTGTAAATCCTGTTCAGGAGGGTCTGATTCTCTTGTAGTTTGATTCCCTCAAATACACTCTCATATCTGTTCTTCATGCTGGTTTTGTGCAGGTTTTTGACTCTCTGAAGATCATTGTGCACTGGTTGGTGAGAATCAAGCTGCAGGGCTGCTTCTGTGTCATGATGACTGATGTGTTTCTGACAGGAGGAGGTCGTGAAGGTCTGACAGGACACATATCTGATCTGGTCAGCTCTCCCACCACTGAAAAGACATTAAGATGAACAGAGagacaaaacaaacagaaaagtatggaagcttgtttctgccactgaataaaaaaaaaataaaaaaacgcaattgctttttataaatttatcaattctgacttttattctcgcaattgcgagtttacatctcgccaTTCTgatttttctcagaactgcgagatataaactcgcaactgagagttataaagtcataattgtgtgatataaagtcagaatagcatgttataaagtctcaattgtgtgttataaagtcagaattgtgagatataaacttgcaattacctttttttattttattttttatttagtggcagaattaagcttccataaaaaagacaatcatcaaaatagagaaaatacttaaatgttttcaataataaaatatgttatttaaaatcaTACCACAACCACATTGAGAAAGATGTTTGTTTACCTCTTTCCACCTggcagcattttttttcccccaccagcatttttgataattattacaaaacatttatgccccaaaaatattttgttgtatgaatatctgaacatgtaCAGGGCTCTACgctaacatttttctttaggaGCACTTTCTGATCAATAACAGACATTAACTTTCCCATTACAGGGAAAttacatatattataatattacatatttgcccctttaaaataatttttccaGGGGCATTTGTACCATTATAAGAGCATGTTTTTCTaaacttattaaatgtatgcatcatattttgttaatttcttaaattaaaatagaaaatttgttcactgccattataaagattGGACGTgttaggatatttattaaaacatctctgattgtgttcatcagaaagaagaaagtcatatacacctaggatggcttgagagtgagtaaagcttgggctaattttcatttgaaagtgaactaatcctttaggaCTAAAATTTTACTCCAAGTGGCTTTATACATACGGCCactggggccgtattcacaaaacattttatcttaccacgaagagttctcctaaatagcagtaaaagttcttagctaagagttttctcttaaaacctattcacaaagctgctgagacaaacttttactaaggaacaggttgtttgcacatgacgtcattgctgcaTGCGAAATGGGGCTGGAGGAcaaggagtgatttttctatataggaatcacaaactcaaaattcctgttttgcgtcgtttatggttgctcaaatctatcaaaccgagaaaccacaatgagcttttatcGTTTACGTAACTTACATcgtttttttaactttaaaatttgtcaccttttatagcgttttgagactgaaatgaatatggatacctgcttaccttttttgtttttaacttggttaaatattcacattcttcatggtatcgtttgcagggaagagaagatattttatcccTTTGAGTGATTTGGttttttcacttcagttttgcagaattccgttcacaatgttgatctgattactgtgaaaacagtgtcacgcgctgctgcttcagccatcatgtGGTAGAAAAcgtccaaataaataaatgtgtttaacaagctgacagaaatcgatccatttctttgttggaagggtgtaaatgtaactgtagttttaat contains:
- the LOC127509550 gene encoding NACHT, LRR and PYD domains-containing protein 12-like isoform X12 yields the protein MPSHVTQEEKQKPACKMSVNEEREEEASVHTQRAASPGFSCVSMKSNHSMIIPPDLTDGPSPGFSCVSMKSSHSMIIPPDLSGGQSSGFSCVSMKSNHSMIIPPDLTDGPSPGFSCVSMKSSHSMIIPPDLSGGQSSGFSCVSMKSNHSMIIPPDLTDRPSPGFSCVSMKSNHSMIIPPDLNDGPFPGFSCGFEPHKFSDGAAVTSDFVRKRKRAASPVSRSVSMKSNRPMHHPVDLRNEAVPFDHVGGRADQIRYVSCQTFTTSSCQKHISHHDTEAALQLDSHQPVHNDLQRVKNLHKTSMKNRYESVFEGIKLQENQTLLNRIYTQLYIIEGESEGVNEEHEVLQMEKSYKTLQDTPINCNDIFDPSPETGYEEKRREKKDKMKTVLTKGIAGIGKTVSVQKFILDWAEGKANQDVDFMFVLPFRELNLIKDHQCSLYRLLLDFHPELQHLDSKMYDECTVVFIFDGLDESRIKLFSGSEKVSDVTETSSVGVLMSNLMKGDLLPSALIWITTRPAAANQIPSKYINRVTEIQGFNDPQKEEYFRKRISDEHQASRIISHIRRARSLHIMCHIPVFCWISATVLQNILKQDLSAEIPQTLTEMYIHFLLIQINMRNQKYEERDPEKLLQSNRDVIMKLAELAFNQLMKGNVMFYEEDLRESGIDITDASVYSGICTEIFREESVIYHRKVYSFVHLSFQEFFAALYVFFCYLHKNREVLKMFLTEKSRTQRGNVSLDVFLKRAMNKALESKNGHLDLFLRFLHGISLESNQRVLQDVLIHTVNNPESINKIIQNLKRGQKNNVSPERWMNLSHCLIEMKNNSVVEEMQAFLKSETISQSLSLAQCSTLANMILMSEEVMDEFDLKKYKFKSKEGGLRLLPAVRNCRKALLAYCNLTDQHCEIVASALQSSNSPLRELDLSNNDLQDSVVKLLCAGLNSPNCQLNILRLSGCMVSDKGYAALASALSSNPSHLRELDLSYNHPGESALKPLSDTFKHLDKLKLAHCKLSDQHCEIVASALQSSNSMLRELDLSKNYLQDSVVKLLCAGLKSPNCQLNILRLSGCMVSEEGCAALASALSSKASHLRELDLSYNHPGESALKPLSDTLKHLEKLKLASCNLTDQHCEIVASALQSSNSMLRELDLTNNDLQDSGVKLLCAGLKSPNCQLNILRLSYCMVSEEGCAALASALSSNPSHLKELDLSYNHPGESGKKLLSDTLKHLDKLKLVGCNLTDLHCEIVASALQSSNSLLRELDLSKNDLQDSAVKLLCPGLKSPNCQLNILRLSGCMVSEEGCAALASALSSNPSHLRELDLSYNHPGESGKKLLSDTLKHLDKLNVDHGGEFRITAGPQKYACDLTLDPNTAHPELVLSEENRKVTNVGQNQSYPDHPERFDGCLQVLCGETLTGCCYWEAEWSGDEAEISVAYKGIKRKGRGSDCVFGLNEKSWSLICSDRRFTVRHNKKETVVSSARSVSKRAGVFVDVSAGTLSFYSVSDTHTLTHLHTFNTTFTDEPLCAGFSVYDYNSSVSLCHNKQHTLADTHTHTHTLDHFFQNMTFNFDVCSHCGGIN